The genomic region CGATCGCCGGGTCGTGGCTGGCGGTGTGCAGGTAGGCGCGGCCGTCGAGCGGCACCAGCCGGCCGCCGGCGCCGAGATGGATCTCCCCGGTGGCGACCGGCGGCTCCTCCTCGGGCAGGGTGCTGTAGCTCTCCGCCGGCAGCCGGTAGTGGCCGCCGCCCCACCCCGGGTGCCGGGCCGCGTGGGCGCCGACCACGGCGACCAGGGGTGGCAGCGGGCGGCCGAGCAGCTCGGTGGCTCGAGCCAGGGCGCGGCTCAGGTGGTGGGCGGTGTTGACCACGCCGAAGGCCAGGGCGTCGCGGCGGTGCTCAGGGGTGGCGGTGGGCCCGCCGCCGCGGCGAGGGTCGAAGCGGAGGTCGGCGCGCTCGAAGAGCTCCTCGTCGCCGTCGTGGCGGACGGTGAGCCCGGGCAGCAGCAGCGCCCCGCCCTCCAGCCGCTCGACCCGGAGCGGCACCTCCTCGAGCCGGCCGGGGGGCGGATGACCGCGCCCCGACCACACCCGGGCGGTGAGGATCACAACGTCGCGCCGGTGGGCAGCAGGTCGAGCGCCTCGCCGGCCGCCAGCTCGCCGGCGGTGCGGACCGGCAGGCCGGTGGCGCGGAGCGCCTCGCGGGCGGCGAGCGGGCTCCGGCTCAGCAGCCCGCTGAGCGCGAGCACCGGCAGGCCGAGCTCGGTGAGGATCTCGACTCCCGACCGCGCCGAGAGGGCGTCACCGGTGGCCAGCACCACCCCGTCGACCTCGCCCTGGAGGGTGCGCAGCAGCCGCGAGGTCTCGGGCATGAGCAGGCCGTCGGCCACCTCGAGGACGATGACGTCGCAGCCGTCGACGGCGAGGCTGTCGCGGATCGCGACCAGCGTCGCCGCCAGCCGCTCGCCGGGGTAGCCGAAGGTCGAGGGCATGCCGAAGTCGAGGAAGTCGGCGACCGCGACGGCGCCGGCGTCGACATACTCCCACCGGTCCTTGCCGCTGCCCGAGCCGGTCACCTTGCCGGCGCCGGGACGCAGGCCGGCGCGGACCCAGCCGCGGATCAGCGCCGCGGCGGTGGTGGTCTTGCCCGCGTTCATTCCGGACCCGACCACCGCGATCGTCGGCGGCCGCCGCATCGGCATCGCCGGCGCCGGCCGGGCGAAGTCCTCGGTGGAGAGCGGCTCGCCGCCAGCCCCCACCAGCCCGCCGATGATCTCCAGCCCGGTGGGCTGCCCGTGGACGTCGTGGCTGGTCACCACCGACCCGATCAGCCCGCCGGCGGTGAGCAGGTGGGCGTGGGGGCTGTCGAGCACGTAGCCCTCATAGAAGTCGGTGGCGTAGCGGTTGCCGAGCGCCCCGACCACCAGGTCACCGCCGTGCAGGCGCATCCGCCGGCCGTTCCGGTTCTCGGCGTGGTCGTGCACCCCGATCTCGGTGATGCGTCCGACCACGAGGTCGCCGGACCGCGGCGGCCTCCGCCACTCGCCGACCGTCATGGGCGTGCCATGAGGCAGCGTTCTGGTCACATAGGTCCATTTCATGGCTGCGGCAGCCGACGTGGCCATCGATCCCCCTTCCCGAGCACTCGTCGAGCGCCGCCACGCCTCGGTGCCCACGCTACCCCCAGTCCTGTGTCTGTGTCAATTCAGGCTTGGTGTTCTTGCGATACTTGGTTTTTCGAGATCACCGGTGGCTGTCCGAATGTTATCCGGGAGTGCTGGCGTGGCGAACCAATGATTAAGGCTGCGCTCAGCTGATGCCGATCATCCACCACATCACCGAACCCACCGGGTGGGAGGCGGCACAGCTCACGGGACAGTACATTGGTGACTCCCTCGGCACCGAGGGTTCATCCACCGCTCGACCGAGCCTGCACAATACGGCGGGTCGGACCCGAGCGAGGAGGAAGCGAGATGGCCGATCTCCGGGAATCGCCGGCGCCGCCGGCCAGCCACGCCGACCTGCTCGAACGGGCCCTCGTCGCCCATCTCGGGACGGTGCGCCCCGACGGCTTCTCGCGCCAGTGAGCGAGCTCCAGGTCGAGGTCGAGCCCGGCGAGGCCGGCTTCGACGCCGCCCGGCTGTCGCGCATCCAGGGGCTCTTCGACGGCTACGTCGCGGACGGGCGGCTGCCCGGCTGGCTGGCGGTGGTCAGCCGCTTCGGGCGGGTGGTGCAGGTGGCGAGCGGCGGGCAGCGCGACCTCGAGGCCGGGCTCCCCGTCGAGCCCGACACCCGCTGGCGCATCTACTCGATGACCAAGCCGGTCACCTCGGTGGCGGCGATGATGCTCTACGAGGAGGGACGGCTCCAGCTCACCGACCCGGTGGCGCGGTTCATCCCCGGGTTCGCCGACGTGCGGGTGTACTCCAGGGGCTCGGCGCTCAAGCCCTCCACGGTGCCGGCGAGCGAGCCGATGCGGGTGTGGCACCTGCTCACCCACACCGCCGGGCTCACCTACGGCTTCCACCACGCCCACCCGGTCGACGCCATGTACCGCGCCGCCGGGTTCGACTGGGGCACTCCGCCGGACATGGACCTCGCCGCCTGCTGCGACGCCTGGGCGCGGCTCCCGCTGGTCTTCCAGCCCGGCGCGGAGTGGAACTACTCGGTCGCCACCGACGTTCTCGGCCGCGTCGTCGAGGTGGCCTCGGGCCTGCCCCTCGACCGCTTCCTCGCCGAGCGCGTGCTCGGTCCGCTGGGGATGACGGACACCGCCTTCTGGGCCGACGACGACCGCCTCGCGGCGCTGTACAGCCCCGACCCGCGCACCGGGAGGGCGGTGCGCAACGTGGAGATGGACGGTCCCGCCCGCCGGCCGCCGGTGTTCCTCTCCGGGGGCGGCGGCCTGGTGTCGACCGCGGCCGACTACCATCGCTTCACCCGGATGCTGCTCGGCGGCGGCGCCCTCGACGGGGTGCGGCTGCTCGGCACCCGCACCGTCGACTACATGGTGCGCAACCACCTTCCCGGCGGTGTCGACCTCGAGGTCTTCGGCCGGCCCCTCTTTGCCGAGATGCCGTTCGCCGGCGTCGGCTTCGGGCTCGGCGTCTCGGTGGTCGTCGACCCGGTGAAGGGGCATTCGCTGTGCAGCGCCGGCGAGTACGCCTGGGGCGGGGCGGCGAGCACCGCGTTCTGGGTCGACCCCGCGGAGCAGATCACCGCGCTGTTCTTCACCCAGCTGCTGCCCTCGAGCACGTATCCGATCCGCTCGCAGTTCCGCACCCTGGTGTACCAGGCGCTGGTGGACCGTCCGCGCTCCGGTGCGGAGGTTGCGGCGGTGGGCTGGCCCAGCTAGAGCAGGATCTCGACGTACCCGTCCGTTCCATGCACGCGGATCCGCTGCCCATCCCGGATCAGCCGGGTGGCATGCTCCACCCCCACGACGGCGGGCAGGCCGTATTCCCGGGCGATCACCGCGCCATGGGTCATCAGACCCCCGACCTCCGTCACAAGGCCCTTGATCCCGACGAAAAGGGGCGTCCAGCTGGGATCGGTGCAGGCGGTGACCAGGATGTCGCCCGTTTCGAGATCGGCCTCCGCCATGTCATGAATGACCCGGGCCCGCCCCTCGATGACCCCGGCGGAAACTGCCAAGCCGACCAGGGCACCGGCCGGCACGTCATCGCGCCGGTACGCCCCGGCGACGAGCTCGCCATCCGACGTGAGCACCCGGGGTGGCGTGAGCGCTTGATGCGACCTGAACGCGTCCTTGCGCTGGGAGATGACATGGTCATCCACCTGTTTCGTGCGCACGACGTCGTGGAGTTCCTGGAACGTGAGGTAGAAGATGTCCTCCTTCTCACCAAGCACGTGGGCCTGCACAAGGCGCTCGGCCTCGTCCAGCAAGGCCCGCTTGTACACGAAGTAGCGGCTGACCATGCCGTACTTCGGATACTCCCGGTAGCCGATGAAGGTCCGGACGCGGTCAATCATTCGCTTCGCCTCCTCGGCCTTCTGCTCTCCATCCGGCAAGGCCCGCAGGCGCTCCAGCAGCTCCTGTTCCTTCGTCCACGCCTCCTGCTGCCCTCGCTCGAAGCGCTGCTCGCCGGCGCCCGGCTCGAAGTTCCTGATATTGCCGAGGATCACGGGCACCAGCGTGGTGGGGCGTTCGCTCCAACGCGGCCTCGTGATGTCGATCTCGCCGACGCAGCGCATGCCATACATGTCGAGGAAGGCGCGGATGGCGTCTCGCGCTTCGCGTCCGCCGGTGAGCTTCGTCAGCTCATCCACGAAAGCTTCGTCCTCGACGTGTTGCAGAAAGGCCACCACCTCCGGATGCGGGCGGATCACGTCCGCAACGTGCATGAGCGCCAGCCCCATCTCCGACGTGACGTTGTACGGCACGGACTGGGTGAGGGTGTCGGCCGCGTTCTTCTCGCCCAGCCATTCCTGCAGGTGCTCGTTGAGCCACTGGGAGGCGTCCATCGCCGTCATGAACACCTGATGGCTGAGCGGATCGAACAGGATCCGCCTCATTTCCTGGATGTCCGCCAGGATGAAGTCGAGCAGCGCCGATCCGGACCTGGTCGCGATGTCGCGCTTCGCGGCGGCGATGGAGTCCTGACTGCGCCGTATCAGCTCGGTGGCGATCGCCGGATCGGTCTCGATCGGGGCCGCCGGGCCGCCCGCCGGCGGAGTGCCGGCGCCCTCGTCCGAGAGCAACGGGATGAAGTCGTCGCGTTCGACGATCGTCCGCAGCGCGTCCCCGGTCAGCGGATCGGATTTCCCGAATACTTCCACGAGCGCGGCGCGGCTCGCGCGCGAAGCCAGACGCGCAGTGACGTCGACGAACAGCCTGCCCCCGGCCACGCGCATCGGTGCCGGTGAGGTCAGCTGCCACAGGGAGAGCCCCAGCGGCTTCATGGGGTCGGTCATCATCTGCTGGTGACCGACTGAGACGTAGACGTGGTTCCCCGCGTCGCCGGCCTCCGGGATGGGGAACAGGGTTGTGATCGGACGGCTCTGGACAACCTGGAAATCATCATCGACCAGGCACCATTCGATGTCCTGGGGGCAGCCGAAATGCGCTTCGATTCGCCTGCCCAGCTGCACGAGCCGAATCACCTGCGCATCCGTGAGCGCCGGCTGCTGCTGCCGCTCCGGATCGATCGCCTGTTGCTGTGTTCCGCCTCCCGGCGAGGCGAAGATGGCGCGCTGCTTGGTGGCGACTGCCTGAGCGACGATGTGGCCGCCGCGCACCCTGTAGGAGTCCGCGTTCACCAGGCCTGAGACGAGGGCCTCGCCGAGGCCGAAGCAGGCCTCCACGGCGGCGACCCTCCGATTGCAGGTGACGGGGTCGGCCGTGAACAGGATGCCGGCCGCCTGCGGGAAGACCATCTGCTGCACGACCACCGCCATGTGGACCTTCGTGTGATCGAAGCCGTTCCGCATGCGGTAGGTCACGGCCCGCTCGGTGAAGAGCGATGCCCAGCACCGGCTGATGTGGTCGAGGATCGCTGTCGGCCCCACCACGTTCAGGTACGTGTCCTGCTGGCCCGCGAAGGAGGCCGTCGGCAAGTCCTCCGCCGTCGCGCTGGATCGGACGGCGTAGGCGGCCGGGTCACCGAGCCGGGCGAGCGGGCGGGTGATCGCCGCCGTCAGATCGTCGGGGATGGCGATCCCTTCGAGGGTCCGCCGGATCTCCGCGCTGAGCGCGCGGATCGCCTCCCGGTCGTCCGGCCTCAGGCGCGACAGCAGATCGAGCCGTTCGTCGATCGACGGCGCTGCCGCCACGATCCGCTGGAAGGCGTCCGTTGTCACGCAGAAGCCGGCCGGCACGCGGATGCCCTCGATCCGCGAAAGCTCGCCCAGGTGCGCGCCCTTGCCGCCGACGACCGCGATGTGCGTCTGGTCGATGTCCTGGAAACCCAACACGTAGCAGCCCAACCGCTCACCTCCCACTCGCCGAAGGGCGCTCGCCCGCCAGCACCAGCCCGGTCCGGCCTCCCCCGGCG from Candidatus Dormiibacterota bacterium harbors:
- a CDS encoding DUF1611 domain-containing protein, whose translation is MTVGEWRRPPRSGDLVVGRITEIGVHDHAENRNGRRMRLHGGDLVVGALGNRYATDFYEGYVLDSPHAHLLTAGGLIGSVVTSHDVHGQPTGLEIIGGLVGAGGEPLSTEDFARPAPAMPMRRPPTIAVVGSGMNAGKTTTAAALIRGWVRAGLRPGAGKVTGSGSGKDRWEYVDAGAVAVADFLDFGMPSTFGYPGERLAATLVAIRDSLAVDGCDVIVLEVADGLLMPETSRLLRTLQGEVDGVVLATGDALSARSGVEILTELGLPVLALSGLLSRSPLAAREALRATGLPVRTAGELAAGEALDLLPTGATL
- a CDS encoding serine hydrolase domain-containing protein, which encodes MSELQVEVEPGEAGFDAARLSRIQGLFDGYVADGRLPGWLAVVSRFGRVVQVASGGQRDLEAGLPVEPDTRWRIYSMTKPVTSVAAMMLYEEGRLQLTDPVARFIPGFADVRVYSRGSALKPSTVPASEPMRVWHLLTHTAGLTYGFHHAHPVDAMYRAAGFDWGTPPDMDLAACCDAWARLPLVFQPGAEWNYSVATDVLGRVVEVASGLPLDRFLAERVLGPLGMTDTAFWADDDRLAALYSPDPRTGRAVRNVEMDGPARRPPVFLSGGGGLVSTAADYHRFTRMLLGGGALDGVRLLGTRTVDYMVRNHLPGGVDLEVFGRPLFAEMPFAGVGFGLGVSVVVDPVKGHSLCSAGEYAWGGAASTAFWVDPAEQITALFFTQLLPSSTYPIRSQFRTLVYQALVDRPRSGAEVAAVGWPS
- the rph gene encoding rifamycin-inactivating phosphotransferase; the protein is MGCYVLGFQDIDQTHIAVVGGKGAHLGELSRIEGIRVPAGFCVTTDAFQRIVAAAPSIDERLDLLSRLRPDDREAIRALSAEIRRTLEGIAIPDDLTAAITRPLARLGDPAAYAVRSSATAEDLPTASFAGQQDTYLNVVGPTAILDHISRCWASLFTERAVTYRMRNGFDHTKVHMAVVVQQMVFPQAAGILFTADPVTCNRRVAAVEACFGLGEALVSGLVNADSYRVRGGHIVAQAVATKQRAIFASPGGGTQQQAIDPERQQQPALTDAQVIRLVQLGRRIEAHFGCPQDIEWCLVDDDFQVVQSRPITTLFPIPEAGDAGNHVYVSVGHQQMMTDPMKPLGLSLWQLTSPAPMRVAGGRLFVDVTARLASRASRAALVEVFGKSDPLTGDALRTIVERDDFIPLLSDEGAGTPPAGGPAAPIETDPAIATELIRRSQDSIAAAKRDIATRSGSALLDFILADIQEMRRILFDPLSHQVFMTAMDASQWLNEHLQEWLGEKNAADTLTQSVPYNVTSEMGLALMHVADVIRPHPEVVAFLQHVEDEAFVDELTKLTGGREARDAIRAFLDMYGMRCVGEIDITRPRWSERPTTLVPVILGNIRNFEPGAGEQRFERGQQEAWTKEQELLERLRALPDGEQKAEEAKRMIDRVRTFIGYREYPKYGMVSRYFVYKRALLDEAERLVQAHVLGEKEDIFYLTFQELHDVVRTKQVDDHVISQRKDAFRSHQALTPPRVLTSDGELVAGAYRRDDVPAGALVGLAVSAGVIEGRARVIHDMAEADLETGDILVTACTDPSWTPLFVGIKGLVTEVGGLMTHGAVIAREYGLPAVVGVEHATRLIRDGQRIRVHGTDGYVEILL